The Desulfosporosinus acidiphilus SJ4 genome has a window encoding:
- the selA gene encoding L-seryl-tRNA(Sec) selenium transferase has product MEEETQRQLRALPAVHEVLERLKAEAEFSPFLTNKRNSPRLKHCVRQVLQNARKNVYQNSWELGGDFEQRLWPWLKVNLLQALANPEMNLRRVINATGVVLHTNCGRAILAPEVARFVAAQAERYSNLELNIKTGERGSRYSLVEQILCELTGAEAAMVVNNNAAAVLLMMNTFAMGKEVVVSRGELVEVGGSFRIPEVLKAGGAKLVEVGSTNKTWYKDYEGAISPETALLLKVHTSNYRLEGFTHSVSGAELVELGEKRGIPVMEDLGSGSFFDGASLGFPPEPTVQQAVKAGLDLVSFSGDKLLGGPQAGIIVGKKRFIERLKANQLTRALRIDKLTLAALEGTLRMYENGEGEEIPVWRMLSYSLKDLKSVAEELKSALGSNTALLVEIKKDVSQVGGGAWPTVDLPTWVCSIRPRQRSVGELEKFLRLGPVAILTRIQKDRVLIDGRTLLEGDIGDITERLQAWEQENRTVED; this is encoded by the coding sequence GTGGAAGAAGAAACGCAAAGACAATTAAGAGCGCTTCCTGCGGTTCACGAAGTGCTTGAGCGACTGAAAGCAGAAGCTGAATTCAGTCCCTTCTTGACGAATAAGAGGAACTCGCCTCGTTTAAAACATTGTGTTCGACAGGTTTTACAAAACGCAAGAAAAAATGTCTATCAGAATTCATGGGAGTTGGGGGGGGACTTTGAGCAGCGGCTTTGGCCGTGGCTGAAAGTTAATCTTCTTCAAGCTTTGGCAAATCCGGAGATGAATCTGCGCCGAGTGATTAATGCAACCGGAGTAGTATTGCATACTAATTGCGGCAGAGCAATTCTTGCCCCTGAGGTTGCACGTTTTGTGGCAGCACAGGCTGAAAGATACAGTAATCTGGAATTGAACATCAAGACAGGAGAACGAGGCTCAAGATATAGTCTCGTTGAGCAGATTCTCTGTGAACTCACAGGAGCGGAAGCCGCGATGGTGGTGAATAACAACGCTGCAGCAGTTCTATTAATGATGAATACCTTTGCTATGGGTAAAGAAGTTGTTGTTTCCCGCGGGGAATTAGTCGAAGTGGGAGGTTCCTTTCGAATCCCTGAAGTCTTAAAAGCCGGAGGGGCTAAGCTGGTAGAGGTAGGAAGCACTAATAAGACCTGGTATAAGGATTATGAAGGTGCCATCAGTCCGGAAACAGCTCTTTTACTTAAAGTTCATACCAGTAATTACAGGCTTGAAGGGTTTACGCACTCTGTTTCGGGAGCAGAATTAGTTGAACTTGGAGAAAAACGGGGAATTCCTGTTATGGAGGATTTAGGAAGCGGGAGCTTTTTTGATGGAGCAAGCTTGGGTTTTCCACCGGAGCCAACGGTTCAGCAAGCTGTTAAGGCAGGTCTCGATCTGGTTTCCTTCAGCGGGGATAAATTATTGGGCGGCCCCCAGGCAGGGATTATCGTGGGCAAAAAACGTTTTATTGAGCGCTTGAAGGCTAATCAGTTAACAAGGGCCTTAAGAATTGATAAGCTGACCTTAGCGGCTTTAGAAGGAACTCTCCGGATGTATGAAAATGGGGAAGGCGAGGAAATTCCTGTCTGGAGGATGCTTTCTTATTCTTTGAAGGATTTGAAATCCGTTGCTGAAGAGTTAAAATCTGCTCTGGGGTCAAATACTGCTTTATTGGTTGAAATTAAGAAAGATGTATCCCAGGTCGGAGGAGGGGCATGGCCTACAGTCGACCTTCCTACCTGGGTGTGCTCTATTCGTCCCCGACAAAGAAGTGTCGGCGAACTGGAAAAGTTTTTACGTCTGGGTCCTGTGGCCATTTTAACGCGAATTCAAAAGGATCGAGTGCTAATCGACGGCCGGACGCTGCTTGAGGGCGACATTGGGGATATAACCGAACGTTTACAGGCCTGGGAGCAGGAAAACCGTACTGTTGAGGATTGA